One window of Streptococcus suis genomic DNA carries:
- a CDS encoding LacI family DNA-binding transcriptional regulator gives MRATIKDVAKLAGVSPSTVTRVIQNSSSISQKTKDLVRKAMADLNYHPNLNARSLVSSYTQVIGLILPEDSDIFYQNPFFPTALRGISQVAADHNYAIQISTGKNEEQRLEAISQMVYGKRVDGLIFLYSKPDDPLVQLAIQHKFPFLILGKADSPFISLVDNDNIQAGFEATNYFINKGYKNIAFVAGNRELVVSQDRYTGYKNALKSHNIPLDENKVKFVSGFLLEDSSYKISKKLLKQEIDAIVTTDTMVAEGIVKYLNEVGTKLPIISFDSVKPKLDIEAYVDVHAIKLGRVAFNTLHQIISDNKEDKQVCYRRVIPHTITEL, from the coding sequence ATGCGTGCAACCATCAAGGACGTAGCCAAACTGGCTGGTGTGTCGCCGTCTACGGTGACCCGCGTCATCCAAAACAGCTCTTCTATTAGTCAAAAAACCAAAGACCTAGTTAGAAAGGCTATGGCGGACCTTAACTACCACCCAAATCTCAATGCTCGTAGTCTGGTTTCCAGCTACACACAAGTGATTGGCTTGATACTTCCTGAAGATTCTGATATCTTCTACCAAAACCCTTTCTTCCCAACAGCCCTGCGTGGCATTTCACAGGTGGCTGCTGACCACAATTATGCGATTCAAATTTCTACGGGAAAAAATGAAGAGCAGCGATTGGAAGCTATTTCTCAGATGGTCTACGGAAAACGAGTTGATGGTCTAATTTTCCTTTATTCCAAGCCAGATGACCCACTGGTCCAGTTAGCCATTCAGCATAAGTTTCCCTTCCTCATTCTCGGTAAGGCAGATTCTCCATTTATCTCCCTAGTCGACAATGACAATATCCAGGCTGGATTTGAAGCGACCAATTACTTTATCAATAAGGGCTACAAGAATATTGCCTTTGTCGCTGGGAACAGGGAATTAGTCGTTTCCCAAGACCGCTATACTGGCTATAAAAACGCCCTCAAATCTCATAATATCCCTCTTGATGAAAACAAGGTCAAGTTTGTGTCTGGTTTCCTATTGGAAGACAGTTCCTACAAGATTTCCAAAAAATTACTCAAACAAGAGATTGATGCTATCGTCACAACCGATACCATGGTGGCAGAAGGGATTGTCAAATACCTCAACGAAGTCGGTACAAAACTCCCTATCATCTCCTTTGACTCTGTCAAACCAAAATTGGATATTGAAGCCTATGTCGATGTCCACGCTATCAAACTAGGACGTGTGGCCTTCAATACCCTGCACCAAATCATTAGCGACAACAAGGAAGACAAGCAGGTCTGCTACCGCCGTGTCATTCCACATACCATTACTGAACTTTAA
- a CDS encoding ABC transporter permease subunit — translation MKQNPTKALLMSLLPGLGQIYNKQKAKGYIFLGVTAAFLVYFIAIAGGEIGNLITLGSQRGRDNSLFMLIRGSFHLIITVVYLAFYALNLKDAHSTAKRWNAGLPVATSLQDMIKGIYENGFPYLLIIPSYIAMTFAIIFPVVVTLFIAFTNYDFQHLPPGALLDWIGFTNFSNIWKLSTFRAAFGSVLGWTIIWALAASTAQIVIGIFTAIVANQPFIKGKRIFGVIFLLPWAVPAFVTILTFSNMFNDSVGAINTQVLPFLSKFLPFIDNFLIPWKTDPFWTKVALIMMQAWLGFPYIYVLTLGILQSIPNDLYEAAYIDGASAIQKFRSITLPMILAVAAPTLISQYTFNFNNFSIIYLFNNGGPGSVGGGAGSTDILISWIYKLTTGTAPQYSMAAAVTLIISMIVISISMIAFKKLNAFEMEDV, via the coding sequence ATGAAACAAAACCCAACCAAAGCCCTCCTGATGTCCCTCCTTCCTGGACTGGGACAGATTTACAACAAGCAGAAAGCCAAAGGCTACATCTTCCTGGGTGTAACTGCCGCTTTTCTAGTCTACTTCATTGCAATAGCAGGTGGAGAAATTGGAAACTTGATTACCCTTGGTAGCCAACGCGGCCGTGACAACTCCCTCTTCATGTTGATCCGTGGTTCCTTCCACCTCATCATTACAGTTGTCTATCTTGCTTTCTACGCCCTAAACCTAAAGGATGCCCACTCTACAGCCAAACGCTGGAATGCTGGTCTACCAGTAGCGACAAGCCTGCAGGACATGATCAAAGGCATCTATGAGAATGGTTTCCCCTATCTCTTGATTATTCCGTCTTACATTGCCATGACCTTTGCTATCATCTTCCCGGTTGTGGTGACTCTTTTCATCGCCTTTACCAACTACGACTTCCAACACCTGCCACCAGGTGCTCTTCTAGACTGGATTGGCTTTACCAACTTTAGCAATATTTGGAAACTCAGCACCTTCCGTGCCGCCTTCGGTTCTGTCCTTGGTTGGACCATTATCTGGGCTCTGGCAGCATCAACAGCACAGATTGTCATTGGTATCTTTACGGCTATCGTTGCCAACCAGCCATTTATCAAGGGCAAACGCATCTTCGGTGTTATCTTCTTGCTCCCTTGGGCAGTACCTGCCTTTGTGACTATCTTGACCTTCAGTAACATGTTCAACGATAGTGTCGGCGCTATCAACACTCAGGTCTTGCCTTTCCTCAGCAAATTCTTGCCATTTATCGATAATTTCCTGATTCCGTGGAAGACCGATCCGTTTTGGACAAAAGTAGCCCTGATCATGATGCAGGCCTGGCTTGGTTTCCCTTATATCTATGTCTTGACCTTGGGTATTTTGCAATCTATTCCAAACGATTTGTACGAGGCTGCCTACATTGATGGTGCAAGTGCCATTCAAAAATTCCGTAGCATTACCTTGCCAATGATCTTGGCAGTGGCTGCTCCTACTCTGATCAGTCAGTACACCTTCAACTTCAACAACTTCTCGATCATCTATCTCTTTAACAATGGTGGTCCTGGTAGTGTCGGTGGTGGTGCTGGTTCAACCGATATCTTGATTTCTTGGATTTACAAATTGACCACAGGTACAGCTCCACAATACTCAATGGCGGCTGCCGTAACCTTGATTATTTCCATGATTGTCATCAGTATTTCCATGATTGCCTTCAAGAAATTAAATGCTTTTGAAATGGAGGATGTATAA
- a CDS encoding sugar ABC transporter permease yields the protein MKMSVSFKRKLGQTLTYLYLIALSIIIIYPLLITIMSAFKSGNVVAFKLEPIALTLDNFKGLFTETLYGTWYLNTLIIAVLTMLIQTSIVVLAGYAYSRYNFIARKQSLVFFLIIQMVPTMAALTAFFVMALMLNALNQSWFLIFLYVGGGIPMNAWLMKGYFDTVPISLDESAKLDGAGHFRRFWQIVLPLVRPMIAVQALWAFMGPFGDYILSKFLLREKEFYTVAVGLQTFISDVKNLKVAYFAAGAVLIALPISILFFFLQKNFVSGLTSGGDKG from the coding sequence ATGAAAATGTCAGTAAGTTTCAAACGCAAACTAGGGCAAACCCTGACCTATCTCTATCTGATTGCCCTGTCTATTATTATCATCTATCCTCTCTTGATTACCATTATGTCTGCCTTTAAGTCAGGGAACGTGGTAGCCTTCAAGTTAGAACCGATAGCACTTACCTTGGACAATTTCAAGGGACTCTTTACCGAAACTCTCTACGGTACCTGGTACCTCAACACGCTGATTATCGCGGTTTTGACAATGCTTATCCAAACCAGTATAGTGGTACTAGCGGGATACGCTTACAGTCGCTATAATTTCATCGCTCGTAAGCAGAGTTTGGTCTTCTTCCTGATTATTCAAATGGTGCCAACCATGGCCGCTCTGACAGCCTTCTTCGTTATGGCCCTCATGCTCAATGCACTCAACCAAAGCTGGTTCCTCATCTTCCTCTATGTTGGTGGTGGTATCCCGATGAACGCTTGGCTCATGAAAGGCTACTTCGATACAGTGCCAATCTCTCTGGATGAATCTGCAAAACTGGACGGTGCTGGTCACTTCAGACGTTTCTGGCAAATCGTTCTGCCATTGGTACGCCCAATGATTGCCGTACAAGCACTCTGGGCCTTCATGGGACCATTTGGAGATTACATCCTCTCCAAATTCTTGCTTCGTGAAAAAGAATTCTATACTGTTGCCGTTGGTCTGCAAACCTTCATCTCAGATGTGAAAAACCTCAAGGTTGCCTATTTTGCAGCAGGGGCTGTTCTCATCGCCCTCCCAATCAGTATTCTATTCTTCTTCCTACAAAAGAACTTTGTATCTGGTTTAACTAGCGGTGGTGATAAGGGGTAG